A section of the Centroberyx gerrardi isolate f3 chromosome 8, fCenGer3.hap1.cur.20231027, whole genome shotgun sequence genome encodes:
- the LOC139919702 gene encoding phospholipase A2 — protein MNPSRILLVLAVCLPALLASPMTSRGLWQLRGMILCNMPHSWPVVDFADYGCYCGKGGSGTPVDDLDRCCQTHDQCYTDAMQDKNCLPIIDNPYTYSYSYHCDKTTHTATCLSDNNACEMFICECDRKAALCFSKAGYIKAHDHYPSHLCHQS, from the exons ATGAATCCTTCTAGAATCCTGCTGGTCCTGGCCGTCTGTCTCCCAGCCT TGCTGGCCTCGCCGATGACTAGCCGCGGCCTGTGGCAGCTGAGGGGGATGATCCTCTGCAACATGCCTCACTCCTGGCCGGTGGTGGATTTTGCCGACTACGGCTGCTACTGCGGCAAGGGCGGCTCTGGCACACCCGTTGATGATCTTGACAG ATGCTGTCAGACCCATGACCAGTGCTACACTGACGCCATGCAGGATAAAAACTGCTTGCCGATCATTGACAATCCCTACACATACTCCTACAGCTACCACTGTGACAAGACCACCCACACTGCCACCTGTCTGA GTGACAACAACGCATGTGAGATGTTCATCTGTGAGTGCGACAGGAAAGCCGCCCTGTGCTTCTCCAAGGCGGGCTACATCAAGGCGCATGATCATTACCCCAGCCACCTCTGCCACCAAAGCTAG
- the LOC139919700 gene encoding asialoglycoprotein receptor 2-like isoform X2 produces MDSPEYHEFGSSNSIGEQRITQQKGVRSRVVYVLYGVLVLLLLILLLVTGIKFSKLNQDMADVKLHLETIKTSVMNGRTSSAASQQSNSGPCAEGWVVFQSSCYLISQARVTWSKAEEQCRTNGGHLLVLNNVEELDYISKIIPTVGFWIGLVERQHEGHWSWVDGTDYASTPTFWDVGQPDNWDYMENGEDCGQLHGTEKRKRRLWNDADCSLDYRFICEAAKLGH; encoded by the exons ATGGACTCCCCTGAGTATCACGAGTTTGGATCCTCGAACAGCATTGGAGAGCAGAGAATCACTCAACAGAAAG GTGTGAGGAGCAGAGTGGTTTATGTCCTCTATGGCgtcctggtgctgctgctgttaattCTGCTGCTGGTAACTGGGATAAAAT TCTCCAAGTTAAACCAAGACATGGCTGATGTCAAGCTTCACCTTGAGACAATCAAGACTTCAGTAATGAATGGTCGGACTTCATCAGCTGCTTCACAACAGTCCAATTCAG GACCCTGTGCGGAAGGATGGGTGGTTTTTCAGAGCAGCTGCTACCTGATATCCCAAGCAAGAGTTACCTGGAGCAAAGCAGAGGAGCAATGCAGAACAAATGGGGGACACCTGCTGGTTCTGAATAATGTAGAGGAACTG GACTACATCTCGAAAATTATTCCAACAGTGGGCTTCTGGATTGGACTTGTGGAGCGACAGCATGAGGGACACTGGAGCTGGGTGGACGGGACCGACTACGCATCGACACCAAC cttcTGGGACGTGGGTCAGCCTGATAACTGGGACTACATGGAGAATGGAGAGGACTGCGGGCAGCTTCACGGCACGGAGAAACGCAAACGCAGGCTTTGGAACGACGCGGACTGCAGCCTGGACTACCGGTTCATCTGTGAAGCCGCCAAGCTGGGACACTGA
- the LOC139919700 gene encoding C-type lectin domain family 4 member E-like isoform X1, protein MDSPEYHEFGSSNSIGEQRITQQKGVRSRVVYVLYGVLVLLLLILLLVTGIKFSKLNQDMADVKLHLETIKTSVMNGRTSSAASQQSNSGITTVRQVYLEESTPVKGPCAEGWVVFQSSCYLISQARVTWSKAEEQCRTNGGHLLVLNNVEELDYISKIIPTVGFWIGLVERQHEGHWSWVDGTDYASTPTFWDVGQPDNWDYMENGEDCGQLHGTEKRKRRLWNDADCSLDYRFICEAAKLGH, encoded by the exons ATGGACTCCCCTGAGTATCACGAGTTTGGATCCTCGAACAGCATTGGAGAGCAGAGAATCACTCAACAGAAAG GTGTGAGGAGCAGAGTGGTTTATGTCCTCTATGGCgtcctggtgctgctgctgttaattCTGCTGCTGGTAACTGGGATAAAAT TCTCCAAGTTAAACCAAGACATGGCTGATGTCAAGCTTCACCTTGAGACAATCAAGACTTCAGTAATGAATGGTCGGACTTCATCAGCTGCTTCACAACAGTCCAATTCAG GCATAACCACTGTGCGGCAGGTCTATTTAGAGGAATCTACTCCAGTTAAAG GACCCTGTGCGGAAGGATGGGTGGTTTTTCAGAGCAGCTGCTACCTGATATCCCAAGCAAGAGTTACCTGGAGCAAAGCAGAGGAGCAATGCAGAACAAATGGGGGACACCTGCTGGTTCTGAATAATGTAGAGGAACTG GACTACATCTCGAAAATTATTCCAACAGTGGGCTTCTGGATTGGACTTGTGGAGCGACAGCATGAGGGACACTGGAGCTGGGTGGACGGGACCGACTACGCATCGACACCAAC cttcTGGGACGTGGGTCAGCCTGATAACTGGGACTACATGGAGAATGGAGAGGACTGCGGGCAGCTTCACGGCACGGAGAAACGCAAACGCAGGCTTTGGAACGACGCGGACTGCAGCCTGGACTACCGGTTCATCTGTGAAGCCGCCAAGCTGGGACACTGA
- the cox6a1 gene encoding cytochrome c oxidase subunit 6A1, mitochondrial, with protein MAAFGRISQALLRSSLTQTRRQLSAAAASHGEQAAKTWKILSFVVALPGVGVCMLNMYLKEQQHSHEQPEFTPYSHLRIRSKRFPWGDGNKSLFHNPHVNALPDGYEGHEE; from the exons ATGGCGGCTTTCGGACGGATCTCTCAAGCACTGCTGCGGTCTTCTTTGACCCAGACGAGGCGTCAGctgtctgctgctgccgccTCCCATGGCGAGCAGGCAG cAAAGACATGGAAGATTCTCTCTTTTGTGGTTGCCCTGCCCGGTGTTGGAGTGTGCATGTTGAACATGTACCTGAAAGAGCAGCAGCATAGCCACGAACAGCCAGAGTTCACCCCTTACAGCCACCTTCGCATTCGCAGCAAG CGTTTCCCCTGGGGAGACGGCAACAAATCCCTCTTCCACAACCCACATGTGAATGCCCTTCCTGATGGCTATGAGGGACACGAAGAGTAA